In Pseudomonas sp. GCEP-101, one DNA window encodes the following:
- the panC gene encoding pantoate--beta-alanine ligase has protein sequence MNTVKTVRELRAAVARARSEGKRIALVPTMGNLHAGHAALVTKASQRADFVVASIFVNPLQFGPSEDLDKYPRTLAADQEKLLDAGCHLLFAPTVEEMYPDGMDGQTRLHVTGVSEGLCGGSRPGHFDGVATVVCKLFNMVQPDMALFGEKDFQQLAVIRKLVRDLNLPIQIFGEPTVRAEDGLALSSRNGYLTEAQRGIAPILQRTLQQVAERIRQGERDYAALLAQGRQQIEDAGLRIDYLEVREPVGLRPATAQDHQLVILVAAFLGTTRLIDNLAFHID, from the coding sequence ATGAATACAGTCAAGACAGTCCGCGAGCTGCGCGCCGCCGTGGCGCGCGCGCGCAGCGAGGGCAAGCGCATCGCGCTGGTGCCGACCATGGGCAACCTGCACGCCGGCCACGCCGCGCTGGTGACCAAGGCCAGCCAGCGCGCCGACTTCGTGGTGGCGAGCATCTTCGTCAACCCGCTGCAGTTCGGCCCCAGCGAAGACCTCGATAAATACCCGCGCACCCTCGCCGCCGACCAGGAGAAGCTGCTCGACGCCGGCTGCCACCTGCTGTTCGCCCCCACCGTCGAGGAGATGTACCCCGACGGCATGGACGGCCAGACCCGCCTGCACGTGACCGGTGTGTCCGAAGGACTGTGCGGCGGTAGCCGCCCGGGTCATTTCGATGGCGTCGCCACCGTCGTCTGCAAGCTGTTCAACATGGTCCAGCCCGACATGGCGCTGTTCGGCGAGAAGGACTTCCAGCAGCTGGCGGTGATCCGCAAGCTGGTGCGTGACCTGAACCTGCCGATCCAGATCTTCGGCGAGCCCACCGTGCGCGCCGAAGACGGCCTGGCGCTGTCCTCGCGCAACGGCTACCTCACCGAGGCGCAGCGCGGCATCGCACCGATCCTGCAACGCACCCTGCAGCAAGTGGCCGAACGCATCCGCCAGGGCGAACGCGACTACGCAGCGCTGCTCGCCCAGGGCCGCCAGCAGATCGAAGACGCCGGCCTGCGCATCGACTACCTCGAAGTCCGCGAGCCCGTCGGCCTGCGCCCGGCGACGGCGCAAGACCATCAGTTGGTCATCCTGGTGGCCGCCTTCCTGGGCACTACCCGGCTGATCGACAACCTCGCCTTTCACATCGACTGA
- the panD gene encoding aspartate 1-decarboxylase: MQSIMLKAKLHRAEVTHAVLDYEGSCAIDGEWLDLAGIREYEQIQIYNVDNGERFTTYAIRGEDGSRMISVNGAAAHKAKVGDRVIICAYAQFSDAELEDFKPRMLYMAPGNELSHTSNAIPVQLA; encoded by the coding sequence ATGCAGAGCATCATGCTCAAAGCCAAACTGCACCGCGCCGAAGTCACCCACGCCGTGCTCGACTACGAAGGCTCCTGCGCCATCGACGGCGAATGGCTCGATCTCGCGGGCATCCGCGAGTACGAACAGATCCAGATCTACAACGTCGACAACGGCGAACGCTTCACCACCTACGCCATCCGTGGCGAGGACGGTTCGCGGATGATTTCCGTGAACGGCGCCGCCGCCCACAAGGCCAAAGTGGGTGACCGGGTGATCATCTGCGCGTACGCTCAGTTCAGCGACGCCGAACTTGAGGACTTCAAGCCGCGCATGCTGTATATGGCCCCTGGCAACGAACTGAGCCACACCAGCAACGCCATCCCGGTCCAGCTCGCCTGA
- the pgi gene encoding glucose-6-phosphate isomerase: MEHHLTPLDATQLASWQALAAHRQDLQNFTMREAFAEDPERFKRFSLSACGLFLDFSKNLIRQDTLDLLVKLAEEAKLGEAIQSMFRGEVINASERRPVLHTALRRPIGDKVMVDGVDVMPEVHRVLHQMTELVAAVHNGLWRGYTEKPITDVVNIGIGGSFLGPQLVSEALLPFAQKGVRCHYLANIDGSEFREMTAKLNAETTLFIVSSKSFGTLETLKNAQAARAWYLAQGGSEAELYRHFIAVSSNKEAATAFGIRAENIFPMWDWVGGRYSLWSAIGLPIAMSVGINNFKELLSGAYSMDQHFLTAPFEKNIPVLLGLLGVWYGDFWGARSHAILPYDYYLRNITDHLQQLDMESNGKSVRQDGSPVSAGTGPVIWGGVGCNGQHAYHQLLHQGTHLIPADFIVPVSSYNPVADHHQWLYANCLSQSQALMVGKSRAEAEAELRAKGLDDAEVQRLAPHKVIPGNRPSNTLVLERISARRLGALIAMYEHKVYVQSILWGINAFDQWGVELGKELGKAVYGRLVGSEESAAEDGSTQGLIDFFRGRHRG; this comes from the coding sequence ATGGAACACCACCTCACCCCGCTGGATGCCACCCAACTGGCGAGCTGGCAGGCATTGGCCGCCCACCGCCAGGATCTGCAGAACTTCACCATGCGCGAGGCATTCGCCGAGGACCCGGAGCGCTTCAAGCGTTTTTCCCTCAGCGCCTGTGGCCTGTTCCTCGACTTCTCGAAGAACCTGATTCGCCAGGACACCCTCGACCTGCTGGTGAAACTCGCCGAGGAAGCGAAACTGGGTGAAGCCATCCAGTCGATGTTCCGCGGCGAGGTGATCAACGCCTCCGAGCGCCGCCCGGTGCTGCACACCGCGCTGCGCCGACCGATCGGCGACAAGGTGATGGTCGATGGCGTCGACGTGATGCCCGAGGTGCACCGCGTGCTGCACCAGATGACCGAACTGGTCGCCGCCGTGCACAACGGCCTGTGGCGCGGGTATACCGAGAAGCCGATCACCGACGTGGTGAACATCGGCATCGGCGGCTCGTTCCTTGGCCCGCAACTGGTCTCCGAGGCGCTGCTGCCGTTCGCTCAGAAAGGCGTGCGTTGCCACTACCTGGCGAACATCGACGGCAGCGAATTCCGGGAGATGACCGCCAAGCTCAACGCCGAGACCACGCTGTTCATCGTCTCGTCGAAATCCTTCGGCACCCTGGAAACCCTGAAGAACGCTCAGGCCGCCCGCGCCTGGTACCTGGCCCAGGGTGGCAGCGAGGCCGAGCTGTACCGTCACTTCATCGCCGTTTCCAGCAACAAGGAAGCCGCGACCGCCTTCGGCATCCGCGCCGAGAACATCTTCCCCATGTGGGACTGGGTGGGCGGCCGTTACTCGCTGTGGTCGGCCATCGGCCTGCCGATCGCCATGTCGGTGGGTATCAACAACTTCAAGGAGCTGCTGTCCGGCGCCTACAGCATGGATCAGCACTTCCTGACCGCGCCGTTCGAGAAGAACATTCCGGTGCTGCTGGGCCTGCTCGGCGTCTGGTACGGCGACTTCTGGGGCGCGCGCAGCCACGCGATCCTGCCGTACGACTACTACCTGCGGAACATCACCGACCACCTGCAGCAGCTGGACATGGAGTCCAACGGCAAGAGCGTGCGCCAGGACGGCAGCCCGGTTTCCGCCGGCACCGGCCCGGTGATCTGGGGCGGCGTGGGCTGTAACGGCCAGCATGCCTACCACCAGTTGCTGCACCAGGGCACCCACCTGATCCCGGCGGACTTCATCGTCCCGGTGTCCAGCTACAACCCGGTGGCCGATCACCACCAGTGGCTGTACGCCAACTGCCTGTCGCAGAGCCAGGCGCTGATGGTCGGCAAGAGCCGCGCCGAGGCGGAGGCCGAACTGCGTGCCAAGGGCTTGGACGACGCTGAAGTGCAACGCCTGGCGCCGCACAAGGTGATCCCGGGCAACCGCCCGAGCAACACCCTGGTGCTGGAGCGCATCAGCGCCCGCCGCCTGGGCGCGCTGATCGCCATGTACGAGCACAAGGTCTACGTGCAGAGCATCCTCTGGGGCATCAATGCCTTCGACCAGTGGGGCGTGGAGCTGGGCAAGGAGCTGGGCAAGGCCGTCTATGGCCGCCTGGTCGGCAGCGAGGAAAGCGCCGCCGAAGACGGCTCCACCCAGGGCCTGATCGACTTCTTCCGCGGTCGTCACCGCGGCTGA
- a CDS encoding GlxA family transcriptional regulator has product MRAPHTVLLLVFPDFQLLDATGPADVFAAVDEHLPPAKRPAYRLEALSPAGGLVRSSTGLELATRALPEPEQAAGCTVLVAGGFGVQAALQQGDLARWLARAAPHATRCASVCTGAFLLAQAGLLDGRPVVTHWRYAQWLQRLFPRVRVMPDALFVRDAQFYSSAGVTAGMDLCLSLVEEDHGREVSLQVARGLVMYLRRPGGQRQFSAELLAQQAPPGGQMERLVAWLRERLGQTVDVEEMAAQMAMSSRTLHRHCQAEMGMTPAKLLLQLRLERASQLLEGGEPALKRVAQQAGFGSEYNLRRAFVQALGVTPGEYRQRFCR; this is encoded by the coding sequence ATGCGTGCTCCTCACACGGTGCTGTTGCTGGTCTTCCCGGATTTCCAGCTGCTCGATGCCACCGGCCCGGCCGACGTGTTCGCGGCCGTGGACGAACATCTGCCGCCAGCGAAGCGGCCGGCCTATCGCCTTGAGGCGCTGTCGCCCGCGGGTGGTCTCGTGCGCTCCAGCACCGGGCTGGAGCTGGCGACCAGGGCCCTGCCGGAACCCGAGCAGGCGGCGGGCTGTACCGTGCTGGTCGCCGGGGGCTTCGGTGTGCAGGCGGCCCTGCAGCAGGGCGATCTGGCGCGCTGGCTGGCGCGGGCCGCGCCCCATGCCACGCGCTGCGCCTCGGTGTGCACCGGTGCCTTCCTGCTGGCCCAGGCCGGGCTGCTGGACGGACGTCCGGTGGTGACCCACTGGCGCTACGCCCAGTGGTTGCAGCGGCTGTTTCCTCGCGTGCGGGTGATGCCGGACGCCCTGTTCGTGCGCGACGCGCAGTTCTACAGCTCGGCCGGCGTTACCGCCGGCATGGACCTGTGCCTGAGCCTGGTGGAGGAGGACCACGGCCGCGAGGTGTCGTTGCAGGTCGCTCGCGGCCTGGTGATGTACCTGCGTCGCCCCGGAGGCCAGCGTCAGTTCAGCGCCGAGTTGCTGGCCCAGCAGGCGCCGCCCGGTGGACAGATGGAGCGCCTGGTGGCGTGGTTGCGGGAGCGGCTGGGGCAGACGGTGGACGTCGAGGAGATGGCCGCGCAGATGGCCATGTCCTCACGCACCCTGCATCGGCATTGCCAGGCGGAAATGGGCATGACCCCGGCGAAGCTGCTGTTGCAGTTGCGTCTGGAGCGGGCGAGTCAACTGCTGGAAGGGGGAGAGCCGGCGCTCAAGCGTGTGGCGCAGCAGGCGGGCTTTGGCAGCGAGTACAACTTGCGGCGCGCCTTCGTCCAGGCACTGGGCGTGACGCCGGGAGAGTATCGGCAGCGCTTCTGCCGTTAG
- a CDS encoding DJ-1/PfpI family protein, with amino-acid sequence MRIALLLLILLLPLHAARADDEELAPYQPRFGRERPVIAVVAQNHMTELVDYVVPLGVLRRAAVAEVFALATGPGAVELMPALRLQPQATVEAFTRRYPQGVDYLIVPAVHDSQDPALLDFVRAQAAQGATVIGVCDGVLVLGNAGLLHGRRATGHWYSRRQRLADYPDTHWQENRRYVVDGKLITTAGVTAALPVSLALVQAIAGQPRAAALAGEFGVQGWSARHDSQRFGLGASGYLTAAGNTLARWNHEVFSAPLEPGFDEVSLALAADAWARTFRSDVQGSAAHPVTSATGLLFLPEPAGGHPALPGLGATAMQTLDGSLDAIARRYGEATRQLVAAQLEYAAPERSTPLARRNTMDNP; translated from the coding sequence ATGCGCATCGCCCTGCTGCTTCTCATCCTGTTACTGCCGCTGCACGCCGCTCGGGCCGACGACGAGGAGCTGGCGCCGTATCAGCCGCGTTTCGGCCGGGAGCGCCCGGTGATCGCGGTCGTCGCCCAGAACCACATGACCGAACTGGTGGACTACGTCGTCCCGCTTGGCGTGCTGCGGCGCGCCGCCGTGGCGGAGGTGTTCGCCCTGGCGACCGGCCCGGGAGCGGTCGAGTTGATGCCGGCCTTGCGCCTCCAGCCGCAGGCCACGGTAGAGGCATTCACGCGGCGCTACCCGCAAGGCGTGGACTACCTGATCGTGCCCGCCGTGCACGACAGCCAGGACCCCGCCCTGCTGGATTTCGTCCGCGCGCAGGCGGCGCAGGGCGCGACCGTCATCGGCGTCTGCGACGGCGTGCTGGTGCTGGGCAACGCCGGCCTGCTGCACGGACGGCGCGCCACCGGCCACTGGTACTCGCGACGTCAGCGCCTGGCGGACTATCCGGACACCCACTGGCAGGAGAATCGCCGCTACGTCGTCGACGGCAAGTTGATCACCACCGCCGGTGTGACCGCCGCGCTCCCGGTATCGCTGGCACTGGTCCAGGCCATCGCCGGTCAACCCAGGGCGGCCGCGCTCGCGGGCGAATTCGGCGTGCAGGGCTGGTCCGCCCGGCACGACAGCCAGCGCTTCGGCCTGGGCGCCAGCGGCTACCTGACCGCCGCCGGCAACACGCTTGCCCGCTGGAATCACGAGGTCTTCAGCGCTCCCCTGGAGCCGGGCTTCGACGAAGTCAGCCTGGCGTTGGCGGCGGATGCCTGGGCCCGCACCTTCCGCAGCGACGTGCAGGGCAGCGCCGCACATCCGGTTACCAGCGCCACCGGCCTGCTGTTCCTGCCGGAACCGGCGGGCGGCCATCCGGCCCTGCCTGGCCTGGGCGCCACCGCGATGCAGACGCTGGACGGCAGCCTCGACGCCATCGCCCGGCGCTATGGGGAGGCGACCCGGCAACTGGTCGCCGCCCAGCTGGAATATGCCGCCCCTGAACGCTCCACCCCGCTGGCGCGTCGAAACACCATGGACAACCCTTGA
- the acs gene encoding acetate--CoA ligase has protein sequence MHEISLHPVPEAVRQRAYLDNDAYQRLYRQSVDDPDTFWGEQAKAFLDWFKPWHSVHHGDLAKGQATWFKGGQLNVTYNCIDRHLEQRGEQVAIIWEGDNPSESANITYRKLHSHVCRLANVLKSRGVEKGDRVCIYMPMIPEAAYAMLACARIGAIHSVVFGGFSPDALRDRINDADCRTVITADEGVRGGKYIPLKKNVEKALADCPNVSTVVVVERTLGEIPWVEGRDIWYHEALREASEDCAPEPMDAEDPLFILYTSGSTGKPKGVLHTTGGYLLGAAMTHKYVFDYHDGDVYWCTADVGWVTGHSYIVYGPLANGATTLMFEGVPNYPDASRFWQVIDKHQVNIFYTAPTAIRALMREGDAPVRKAERSSLRLLGSVGEPINPEAWEWYYEVVGEKRCPIVDTWWQTETGSILITPLPGATDLKPGSATRPFFGVQPVLLDEQGKEIDGPGAGVLAVKASWPSQIRSVYGDHQRMIDTYFKPYPGYYFTGDGARRDEDGYYWITGRVDDVINVSGHRIGTAEVENALVLHDSVAEAAVVGYPHDLKGQGIYAFVTTMNGIEPSDALKRELLALVSKEIGSFAKPEMLQWAPGLPKTRSGKIMRRILRKIACNELENLGDTSTLADPSVVQGLIDNRLNR, from the coding sequence ATGCATGAGATCAGCCTTCACCCCGTGCCGGAGGCCGTGCGCCAGCGTGCCTACCTCGACAACGACGCCTACCAGCGCCTCTACCGGCAGTCGGTAGACGACCCGGACACCTTCTGGGGCGAACAGGCCAAGGCCTTCCTCGACTGGTTCAAGCCCTGGCACTCGGTGCACCACGGTGATCTGGCGAAAGGCCAGGCCACCTGGTTCAAGGGCGGCCAGCTCAACGTCACCTACAACTGCATCGACCGCCACCTGGAGCAGCGCGGCGAGCAGGTGGCGATCATCTGGGAAGGCGACAACCCGAGCGAATCCGCCAACATCACCTACCGCAAGCTGCACAGCCACGTCTGCCGCCTGGCCAATGTGCTCAAGAGCCGGGGCGTGGAGAAAGGCGACCGGGTGTGCATCTACATGCCGATGATTCCCGAGGCGGCCTACGCCATGCTCGCCTGTGCGCGCATCGGCGCGATCCACTCGGTGGTGTTCGGCGGCTTCTCTCCGGATGCCCTGCGCGATCGCATCAACGACGCCGACTGCCGCACCGTGATCACCGCCGACGAAGGCGTGCGCGGCGGCAAGTACATCCCACTGAAGAAGAACGTCGAGAAGGCCCTGGCCGACTGCCCGAACGTCTCCACCGTCGTGGTGGTCGAGCGCACCCTGGGCGAAATCCCCTGGGTCGAAGGCCGCGACATCTGGTACCACGAGGCGCTGCGCGAGGCCAGCGAGGACTGCGCGCCGGAGCCGATGGACGCCGAGGACCCGCTGTTCATCCTCTACACCTCCGGCTCCACCGGCAAACCCAAGGGCGTGCTGCACACCACCGGCGGCTACCTGCTGGGCGCCGCGATGACCCACAAGTACGTGTTCGACTACCACGACGGCGACGTCTACTGGTGCACCGCGGACGTCGGCTGGGTCACCGGCCACAGCTACATCGTCTACGGCCCGCTGGCCAACGGCGCCACCACCCTGATGTTCGAGGGCGTGCCGAACTACCCGGACGCCTCGCGCTTCTGGCAGGTGATCGACAAGCACCAGGTGAACATCTTCTACACCGCCCCCACCGCCATCCGCGCGCTGATGCGCGAAGGCGACGCACCGGTGCGCAAGGCCGAGCGCAGCAGCCTGCGCCTGCTCGGCTCGGTGGGCGAGCCGATCAACCCGGAAGCCTGGGAGTGGTACTACGAGGTGGTTGGCGAGAAGCGCTGCCCCATCGTCGATACCTGGTGGCAGACCGAGACCGGCAGCATCCTCATCACCCCGCTGCCCGGCGCCACCGACCTCAAGCCGGGCTCGGCGACCCGCCCGTTCTTCGGCGTGCAGCCGGTGCTGCTGGACGAGCAGGGCAAGGAAATCGACGGCCCGGGCGCCGGCGTACTGGCCGTGAAAGCCAGCTGGCCGAGCCAGATCCGCAGCGTCTACGGCGATCACCAGCGGATGATCGATACCTACTTCAAGCCCTACCCCGGCTACTACTTCACCGGTGACGGCGCCCGCCGCGACGAGGACGGTTACTACTGGATCACCGGCCGTGTGGACGACGTGATCAACGTTTCCGGGCACCGCATCGGCACGGCCGAGGTGGAAAACGCGCTGGTGCTGCACGACTCGGTCGCCGAGGCCGCGGTGGTGGGCTACCCGCACGACCTCAAGGGCCAGGGCATCTACGCCTTCGTCACCACCATGAACGGCATCGAGCCTAGCGATGCGCTCAAGCGGGAACTGCTGGCCCTGGTGAGCAAGGAGATCGGCAGCTTCGCCAAGCCGGAAATGCTGCAGTGGGCGCCCGGCCTGCCCAAGACCCGTTCGGGCAAGATCATGCGGCGCATCCTGCGCAAGATCGCCTGCAACGAGCTGGAAAACCTCGGCGACACCTCGACCCTGGCCGACCCCAGCGTGGTCCAGGGGCTGATCGACAACCGCCTCAACCGTTGA
- a CDS encoding oxygenase MpaB family protein codes for METVRRHIESQVLSLTGLALGGVDFESPKGDPGLFGPDSVCWKVHGDFSSMLIGGISALLLQMLHPAALGGVWDHSNFRADMLGRLRRTGQFISATTYGSRGDAEKLIERVRRIHDAVHGTLPDGSTYAASDPDLLTWVHVAEVSCFLASHLRYLNPELSGEEQDRYYAEIALIAERLGARNVPRSRAEVAAYLQRMRPHLRYDERTREVVSVLFNAPAPSFLAKPFGLLMMRAGVDLLPDWATDLLGLNLGSLQRQLIRSSVKRSVPLLRWAVRNGSLHRARRRMGLPPLR; via the coding sequence ATGGAAACCGTTCGCCGTCATATCGAAAGCCAGGTACTCAGCCTGACCGGCCTCGCCCTGGGCGGGGTCGACTTCGAATCGCCCAAGGGCGACCCCGGCCTGTTCGGGCCGGATTCCGTGTGCTGGAAAGTCCACGGCGACTTCAGCTCGATGCTCATCGGCGGCATCAGCGCCCTGCTCCTGCAAATGCTCCACCCCGCCGCCCTGGGCGGTGTCTGGGATCACTCCAATTTCCGCGCCGACATGCTCGGCCGCCTGCGCCGCACCGGGCAGTTCATCTCCGCCACCACCTATGGCTCGCGCGGCGACGCCGAGAAGCTGATCGAGCGTGTGCGGCGCATCCACGACGCCGTCCACGGCACGCTACCCGATGGCAGCACCTACGCCGCGAGCGATCCGGACCTGCTGACCTGGGTGCACGTCGCCGAGGTCAGCTGCTTCCTCGCCTCCCACCTGCGCTACCTCAACCCGGAGCTTTCCGGCGAGGAACAGGACCGCTACTACGCCGAAATCGCGCTCATCGCGGAGCGCCTCGGCGCGCGCAACGTGCCCCGCTCCCGAGCCGAGGTGGCCGCCTACCTGCAGCGCATGCGCCCGCACCTGCGCTACGACGAGCGCACCCGCGAAGTCGTCAGCGTGCTGTTCAACGCGCCGGCTCCCAGCTTCCTCGCCAAGCCCTTCGGGCTGCTGATGATGCGCGCCGGCGTCGACCTGCTGCCGGACTGGGCCACGGACCTGCTCGGCCTGAACCTGGGCAGCCTGCAGCGGCAGCTGATCCGCTCCAGCGTCAAGCGCAGCGTGCCGCTGCTGCGCTGGGCAGTGCGCAATGGCTCACTGCATCGCGCCCGGCGACGCATGGGGTTGCCACCGCTGCGCTAG
- a CDS encoding acetyl-CoA C-acetyltransferase, producing MQEVVIVAATRTAIGSFQGSLSALPAHELGAAVIRSLLQQTGLDPAQVNEVILGQTLTAGAGQNPARQASIAAGLPNTVPAMTVNKVCGSGLKALHLATQAIRCGDADIVIAGGQESMSLAPYVMPGARTGLRMGHAKLIDSMIQDGLWDAFNDYHMGITAENLVDKYGISREEQDAFAAESQRKAADAIAAGRFKAEITAIEIPQRKGEPLRFDTDEQPRAGTTAESLAKLKPAFKKDGSVTAGNASTLNDGAAAVLLMSAAKAAELGLPVLARIAAYANAGVDPAIMGIGPVSATRRCLEKAGWQLADLDLIEANEAFAAQALSVGKELGWDASKVNVNGGAIALGHPIGASGCRVLVTLLHEMIRRDARKGLATLCIGGGQGVALALQR from the coding sequence ATGCAAGAAGTCGTCATCGTCGCTGCCACCCGTACCGCCATCGGCAGCTTCCAGGGTTCGCTGTCCGCGCTGCCGGCCCATGAACTGGGCGCCGCGGTGATTCGCAGCCTGCTGCAACAGACCGGACTCGACCCGGCCCAGGTCAACGAAGTCATCCTGGGCCAGACCCTCACCGCCGGCGCCGGCCAGAACCCGGCGCGCCAGGCCTCCATCGCCGCCGGCCTGCCCAACACCGTGCCCGCCATGACGGTGAACAAGGTCTGCGGCTCCGGCCTCAAGGCGCTGCACCTGGCCACCCAGGCGATCCGCTGCGGCGATGCCGACATCGTCATCGCCGGCGGCCAGGAGAGCATGAGCCTGGCGCCCTACGTCATGCCCGGCGCCCGCACCGGCCTGCGCATGGGCCACGCCAAGCTGATCGACAGCATGATCCAGGACGGCCTGTGGGACGCCTTCAACGACTACCACATGGGCATCACCGCCGAGAACCTGGTGGACAAGTACGGCATCAGCCGCGAGGAACAGGACGCCTTCGCCGCCGAGTCCCAGCGCAAGGCGGCCGACGCCATCGCAGCGGGCCGTTTCAAGGCCGAGATCACCGCCATCGAGATTCCCCAGCGCAAGGGCGAGCCGCTGCGCTTCGACACCGACGAGCAGCCCCGCGCCGGCACCACCGCCGAGTCCCTGGCCAAACTCAAGCCGGCGTTCAAGAAAGACGGCAGTGTTACCGCCGGCAACGCCTCCACCCTCAACGACGGCGCCGCCGCCGTGCTGCTGATGAGCGCCGCCAAGGCTGCCGAGCTGGGCCTGCCGGTGCTGGCACGGATTGCCGCCTACGCCAACGCCGGCGTCGACCCGGCGATCATGGGCATCGGCCCGGTATCAGCCACGCGCCGCTGCCTGGAGAAGGCCGGCTGGCAGCTCGCCGACCTGGACCTGATCGAAGCCAACGAAGCATTTGCCGCCCAGGCGCTGTCGGTGGGCAAGGAGCTGGGATGGGATGCGTCCAAGGTCAATGTGAACGGCGGCGCCATCGCCCTCGGTCATCCGATCGGCGCGTCGGGCTGCCGGGTGCTCGTTACCCTGCTGCACGAAATGATTCGCCGTGATGCCCGCAAAGGCCTCGCGACGCTCTGCATCGGGGGTGGGCAAGGCGTCGCCCTCGCCTTGCAGCGCTGA
- a CDS encoding response regulator transcription factor, with translation MKKRVVLIEDHPAMRLAIRSLLEQDPQFEVAREAADGHGGLDAVRKERPDLVILDLNLPGMDGLDLLARIHIFDENIRLLVLSSQDERLYSSKVEAAGAHGFVSKNKDTSAILNAARMLVSGYRCFPEKALSVDKNADPVASLTPRELVVLRSLVRGMSNKDIAEELFLSQKTVSTYKTRILEKLNLESLVDLVEFARTHRLND, from the coding sequence ATGAAAAAGCGTGTCGTGTTGATCGAGGACCACCCCGCGATGCGTTTGGCCATCCGCTCGCTGCTCGAGCAGGATCCGCAGTTCGAAGTGGCCCGCGAAGCAGCCGACGGCCATGGTGGCCTTGACGCTGTCCGCAAGGAACGTCCGGACCTCGTGATCCTGGACCTCAACCTGCCTGGCATGGATGGGCTCGATTTGCTCGCGCGCATCCATATCTTCGATGAGAACATTCGCCTGCTGGTGCTCAGCTCGCAGGATGAGCGTCTCTACTCGAGCAAGGTCGAGGCGGCGGGAGCGCATGGCTTCGTCAGCAAGAACAAGGACACCAGCGCCATTCTCAACGCAGCGCGCATGCTGGTTTCCGGCTATCGCTGCTTCCCGGAAAAGGCCCTGAGCGTCGACAAGAACGCCGACCCGGTGGCCAGCCTGACACCACGCGAACTGGTGGTACTGCGCAGCCTGGTGAGGGGCATGAGCAACAAGGATATCGCCGAGGAGCTGTTCCTCAGCCAGAAGACCGTCAGCACCTACAAGACGCGGATTCTCGAGAAGCTCAACCTGGAAAGCCTGGTGGATCTCGTGGAATTTGCCCGCACCCATCGCCTGAATGACTGA